A part of Chloroflexota bacterium genomic DNA contains:
- a CDS encoding YceI family protein, with product MGAKSATASITTNQERRDGHLRSADFLDSERYPEMLFVSTSIAKISARDYEISGNLTIKDQTHPVVLAAELLGTVPGMQGGRLTAVSADTKINRNDWGLTWNVSLESGGWLVGDEIKIHLEFELVAPAVEPVAATA from the coding sequence ATTGGAGCGAAATCCGCAACCGCGAGCATCACGACGAATCAGGAGCGGCGCGACGGCCATCTTCGTAGCGCCGACTTCCTCGATTCGGAGCGGTATCCGGAGATGCTCTTTGTGAGCACGAGCATCGCGAAGATCAGCGCTCGCGACTACGAGATCAGCGGCAACCTCACGATCAAGGACCAGACCCACCCGGTCGTCCTCGCCGCGGAGCTCCTCGGCACCGTGCCCGGCATGCAGGGCGGCCGACTGACCGCCGTCAGCGCCGACACGAAGATCAACCGCAACGACTGGGGCCTCACCTGGAACGTCTCCCTCGAGAGTGGTGGCTGGCTCGTCGGTGACGAGATCAAGATCCACCTCGAGTTCGAGCTCGTCGCACCCGCGGTCGAGCCGGTCGCCGCAACGGCCTGA